The following is a genomic window from Pseudomonadota bacterium.
GCTCGTGACCGTGGGCGGCGGACGCGATGGTCACCTGATTCTGAAGGCTTATCTGAAGGCGCTTGAGTTGCTCGGGCCCTCGCTGTCTGCGGAGAGTCTGGTCGTGACCGGGCCTCTCATGTCCGCGGAGAACAAGGCGGAGCTACGCGCGCAGAGCGAAGGCTTGCCGGTGCGGATCCTGGACACGGTGACGGACAGTCTGGGCTACCTGCAGGCGGCAGATCTGGTAGTAACCATGGCCGGCTACAACACGCTCACCGAAGCCGCGCACATGGGAAAGCGTGTGGTTGTGGTGCCCCGCAAGGGGCCGAGCGCCGAGCAGCAGCTGCGTACACGGGCGTTCGCCAGTCTGGGCCTGGTGCGCGCGATTCCGCCAGACCAGCTATCGCCGGACCTGCTCGCCCGGATGCTGGCAGAAGGTCTGAAAGCGAACCCCCGACCCCGGCCGGTACTACAGGCCGACGGCCTGGGCAATGTGGTCCGCGAAATGAAGGCGTTGCTCGCGCTGGAGTAACCGCACCCATAGCGGCCTTGTATCCCGCGTTCCGGTCTCTCCTACAGTTGCAATGTACGAATCCACCATAAACCGGCAGCTGAGGCCAAGAGAAACTGTTAGCTCACGTGCAGTCCGAACGCCGCGCATCGGCTATGTGCTCAAGCGCTTTCCCAGGCTGTCCGAGACCTTCATCGTCCATGAGCTTTTGGAGCTCGAACGCCAGGGCTTGGAGATCGACGTCTTCGCGCTGAGCGACCCTGCCGACCCTGTGCAGCATGAGGCACTGCAAAGGCTAAGAGCCCGCGTCACCTACCTGCCGCGAGACGATTGGACGCAGGCGGCTTACATTTGTAGCGGCAGCTACGCCCGAGGACGGGGCGCGGGGGCGCCGACGGCCGAAGAGCGGGCTAGGACCTGGACGCGGCAGACACTCGTAGGGCGCCATGCTGCCGACTGGGAGCAAGCCACGCTCATGCTCAAAGCTGGGGCCTTGGCCGCCCTGGCGCGCGCTCGCGGGGTGGATCATCTGCACGCGCATTTCGCTTCCGACGCGGCCACGGTGGCCAGGCTGGCAAGCCGCATGACGGGTCTGCCGTACTCCTTCACTGCCCACGCAAAGGACATCTATCACGACACCGTTGACGCCGTGCTGCTGCAACAGAAGCTGCGCGACGCGGCATTCGTCGTCACGGTGTGCGAACACAACCGGCGCCACCTGGCTCGACTCGCCGGCAGGGCCGCGAAACGCGTGAAGCTGATCTACAACGGAGTCGACCTGCGGCTCTTTCGTCCCGAATTGGAACCTGGCCAAAGCTGCAGCCTAGACACGCAGCGCAGTCTGGACAGGCAAGCCTGGCTGGACAGGCACGGCGGTGGGGGCAAGAACGGCGGTCTAATCCTGGGTGTGGGTCGCCTGGTGGAAAAGAAGGGATTCCATTTCTTGCTGGAAGCGTGTCGCATGCTGCACGAGCGCGGGGTGGGCTTCCGGTGCGCAATCGTGGGCCAGGGCGAGCTGCGCGAAGAGCTGTCCCGGAGAATCGACGACGTGGGATTGCGAGGGCGAGTGCGCTTGGTTGGAGCCTGCTCCCAGGATGAGCTGCGAGGGTACTACCGGCAGGCGGCTCTGCTCGTCATGCCTTGTGTGATCGCGGAAGACGGCAATCGGGATGCGCTGCCCACCGTCATGCTCGAAGCCATGGCCTCCGGCTTGCCTGTGGTCGCCACCCGCGTGACCGGAAATCCGGAAATCGTGGAGCACGGGCACACCGGCTTCATCGTGGGGCCGGAGCGCGCCGACGAGCTCGCGGCTGCCACGGCGAGCCTGCTTGCCGAGCCTGGCCTGCGTATGCAGCTAGGCAACGCAGGCCGGCGTCGCGCCGAAACCCGGTTTGACCTGCGGGAGAATGTCGGCAGGCTGCGCCGGCTGTTCCTGCCCCAAGGCTCGAGCTTGGGCGTTGCGTGAGGATTCTGTATCTCTGCGCAGATCTCGGTATCCCCGTCTCAGGTCACAAGGGAGCCTCTGTACACGTACGCATGATGGTGCAGGCGCTCTCGGATGCAGGGCACTCGGTTCAGTTGGCGGCACCCACCCTCGGGGACGAGGAGCCGGCGCTACGCAGCAGCCTACGCGCGTCCATCGTGCATTTGCCACCCAGCGAGGACACGGAAGACGCCGTGGATGCGATGCGAACGTGGCAGCAGATGCTGGAAATGGACGACGCGGCAGCAAGGCAGGTACGCCGTATTCTCTACAATCGGGATCTGCTGCGTACGCTGCGAGACCGCCTGGGCGCCGCGCCCCCGGACTTCATTTACGAGCGTGCCTCGCCCTATTCAACGACCGGGGTGATGCTCGCAAGGGAGCTTGGGCGACCGCTATTGCTTGAGCTCAACGCCCCGCTCGCCGTCGAGCAGTCCATCTACCGCAAGACGGGACTGGAGGAACTTGCTGCGCGCGCCGAGGCATGGACCGTGCGCCAGGCGTCGGCGGTGCTCGCCGTGTCCACCGCTGTGCGGCAACACGCAACGTCCCTCGGAGTGGACCCGGCTCGTGTGCACGTCGTCCCCAACGCGGTGGATCCGGCCCACTTTCGGCCCGGCCCGCCGGACCCGACGCTGCGTGCTCGCTGGGATCTCGGGGACGGGCCTGTCTTGGGTTTCGTGGGCAGCCTGCGTGCTTGGCACGGCGTGCGGGTGCTTGCCGAGCTGCTTGCGCGTCTGCGCCCGCGCTTTTCGGGGCTACGCCTGCTCGTGGTCGGGGACGGGCCCTTGCGGCATGAGTTGGAACAGGCCGCGCGGGAGCTGGGCGTTGTGGACAGCGTGGTGTTCACGGGCGCGCTCCCGCACGAACAGGTTGGGGCTTTGATCCGCTGCTTCGACGTGGGGCTCGCCCCCTATCCGGCACTGGAGCACTCCTTCTACTTTTCGCCGCTGAAGCTGTTCGAGTACATGGCATCGGGTGTACCGGTGGTGGCTTCTGCACAGGGACAGGTCGCGGACATCATCGTCCCAAACGAGACCGGGCTGCTGCATGCCCCAGGTGATACGCTAAGCATGGCCTCGGCCGTGGAGCAGCTGCTCGTGGACCCGGAGCGGCGCGAGGCGCTGGGCCGAGCGGGTGCCCGGCGGATCCACGCGCACCACACCTGGACGCACAATGCGCTGCGGATCATCGAGCTGGCCGAAACGCTGATGACTCCCGAAAGAAGCATATGAAGCCGAAGCGAAATTGGCTTCGGGCCATCGTTCTTTCGCATCTCGGACGTCTGAAGGGCAGCCTGTTCTTGGCCGGGCTGTGCATGCTCGGCTTCACACTCGCCGAGTTGGCGTGGCCATGGCCGCTGAAGCTGATCTTCGATCATATCCTGCTCGACGAGCCGCTGTCGTGGCCGTTGCTTGCTGAGCTGATTCGCGAAAACAAGGTCTCGGCGCTGATCTTGCTGTCGCTGAGCATCATCGTGCTGGCGCTGCTCCGGGGGTTGTTCGCGTACTTTCAGCTCTTCCTTACTTCGCGCATCGGCTATCAGCTCGTGCACAGGCTCCGATGCGAGCTCTTCGCTCATCTGCAGCGCCTGTCCCTGTCGTTTCACAACCGGGAACGCTCCGGCGATCTGCTGACAAAGGTCGTCACCGACAGCGATGCGCTTCGCGATGTGTTCGCCGAGTCGGCGCTGACCTCCCTCGCACACCTGCTGACCATCTTCGGCATGTTCGCAATCATGTTCAGTCTGGATTGGTTTCTGAGCTTGATCGTGCTGGCCACGTTTCCCGTGCTGTTCTTTGGCCTTTTCTATCTCTATAGAAAGGTCAAAAGCTCCGCGAAGAGCCAGCGCAGCAAGGAAGGGAAGGTCGCCGCGCGCATCGCCGAGATTCTCACGAACCTGCCGCTGATCCAGGCCTTTGGGCGGGAACGCTTCGAGGAGGAGCGTTTCGAGAGCGAGAGTGCGCGCACCTTGACGCAGAGCATTCGCACCGCGCGCTTGGGGGCCGCAGTAACTCGCGCGGTTGAGATCATCAGCGCTTTCGGAACCTGGGCCGTGGTGCTCTTCGGTTCGCTGCAAGTAATCAACGGCCGGATGACGCCCGGCGCCATCCTCGTGTTTGCGGCCTACGTGGCGGACATGTATCGACCCATCCGAAGGCTGGCGCGTACGTCCGCGAGGTTCTCGAAAGCCATGGCCAGCGCAGAGCGGATCTCGAACATCCTGGACGTCGAGCCCGAGGTAAAGGACACGCCCGGCGCGATCGAAGCCTGTGCAATACACGGGGAGATCGAGTTCGACCGGGTGAGCTTCGACTACAGCGACGCCAAGCCCGTGCTGCGGGATGTCTCTTTCCGGGTGGCAGCCGGCCAGCGCGTGGCCCTGGTCGGGGCGTCCGGTGCCGGCAAATCGACGATCATCAGCCTTTTGCTGCGCCTTTACGATCCGCGGCAGGGCTCGATCCGGCTGGATGGGGTAGAGCTTGCGAGGTACCGGCGCGAATCGCTGCGTCGCGAGATCGCGATCGTGCCCCAGGATCCGCTCCTGTTCGCTGCAAGCGCCCGCGAGAACATCGCATACGGCAAGCCGCATGCCACGGCGGAGGAAGTCGAGGCTGCGGCCACGGCCGCCAATGCCCACGGCTTCATTTGCGCCCTGCCCGAGGGCTACGACACGCAGCTTGGCGAGCGAGGCGCCGTGCTGTCCGGCGGTCAGCGCCAACGCATCGCCATCGCCCGGGCCATCGTGCGCAGGGCTCCGATCATCATCCTGGATGAACCTCTGACCGGCTTGGATCCCGCTTCCGCGGCTGCCGTGATGCAAGCGCTCGAACGGCTCATCGAGCACAAGACGGTGCTGATGATCACCCATCAGCTTTCGAGCCTGGAAGAGGGCGAGTACATCATCGTGCTGGACGAAGGCCGGATCGTCCAACAGGGAACACATAGCGAGCTGATGGACGCTGGAGGCAAATACCGCCGTCTGTTTGCCGCACACTCGGCGGGATCGCGGCAGCCTGCCGGCCCTGCCCAAAGCTAGTGTCCCGGACGACACCAGGCTCGGGCCGAGCGCCTGGGATGAGGGCCCGCGGAAGAACAACTCATCCATCTCACCGGTTCCGGCCACCGCTGGCTATGTTGCGCCTCCTCGAAATATCCCCAATATTCCTCGTCGTTGCGCCTTGCCAGCGGCGCCCGGCCCTCGGCGATACAGACGGGCTATTCTTCCGCGGGCCCTAACCATCATGCGTGTCATACCCACCGATGCCGCCCTACCATCCATGGCGTCGCTGTTCACGGGCGCCGGTATGCCGGACTTCATCGCCGATGCGGTCACGGACATCGCAGGTCCCGACCTGGATCCTGCAAGGGCCAAGCCCGCCTATGTACGCTACCGGCCCGCGGAGTCCTGCTCTCTTCTGTGGCGCCTGCCTCGGCGCGACGGCTCGTCACGGCTGGTGCGGGCGACGCTCTACGCGGGCGGGCGCGGCGCCGCGCTCGTAGCCTCAAGCCGTTTCCGAGAGCTCGCCGGGCGCGTGCGAGCGGTGTCGGGCTTGGGTCACGTGTACCGCTATCTGCGGCGGCAGGGCGTGCTGCTCCAAGCGTTTCCGCTGGACGAAGCGCTGCCAACCCTAGCGCCGGCAGCCTCCGCAGCCTGGCTGCGCAGGGCTCTGTCCGAGCAGCTCGGGGTCGAGGCCGGGGAGATCCAGCGGATCGAAGCGACCCCGGTTTCCTACAAGCCTGGGATTCGCTGCGTTGTCCGCTACGACCTGGAGCTCCGGGATCGAACGCTCACGCTGTACGGGAAGGTGTTTCGAGACCAACGAGGCAAGCGCATGCTCGCCCCCTTACGAGAGCTGAGCCGACAACTGCGGGCGGCGGCAGCGCCCTGGGATACGCCCGATGCGCTGGGTTACCTGGACGAAGCGCAGACGCTGCTCCTCGCCGGCCTTGCAGGCTCGACGGAGCTCAGCGCGCTGATCAAGCAGGCCCCGCACGACCGAGCGCAGCTAGGAGCGCTGCGGGCTCACATGCAAACGGCGGCAGCCGGTCTCGCCTGCTTGCAGCAACTGAACGTCGGCGGACTCGCGGAGGTAGCTCCTCACAGCGCTTTGCGATGGATCGAATCCAAGCTGAACGGACTGCAGGAAATCGAGCCACAGCTCGAGCGCACGGTCCGTGACCTGTTGGAGCAGCTACGGCGCACGGCCGAGCGGATGCCGCCCGAGGCGATGGTCGTCAACCACGGAGCGTTTCGTTACACGCAGTGCGTGCTCGGCGCCGCACCCGGCGGCCCGCCGCGCAAGATGGCGGTGGTCGACCTGGACAAGCTGTGCCTGTCGGGAGCCAGCGCGGATGCGGGTGAGTTTCTTTCCCGCTTTGACATGGCTGTGTTGCGCGACCCCCAGCTGGAGCCCGTGATCGGACACTGCGAACAGGCGTTCGTCGCGGCGCTGAGCGAGCACTCTGCTGCACATCCGCAGGCCGATCAGCATTCAGGATGGCAAAACTGGTACCGAGCCTTCGGTGACATCAAGTGGGCCCTCTACTCCTTCTTATCGCTGGCGCCGGGCTGGACGCGAACGAGCCCCTGCCTGCTGCACAACGCCCGCGACCGGCTGAGCTCGCTGGGCGGGTAGGCATGTTGGAGGCCGCCGTACTGAAGCCGGATCCAAGACTTCGAGGCATGGGCATCGCCTTGGGCCGAGCCGAAATGCAGGCGCTCTTGTCGCAGCGTATCCTGCCACGCTTGAAGCCAGGCTGGCAGCTGGTGGAGGCACAGGTCGAGACCATGACCTATGTCCCGACCAAGGAGTGTGTCGCGCTCTACAGGCTGAGCCTGTCCAAGCCACCCGAGAGCATCGTGCAGCGCGCCGTCATCAGCTTTGCGGACGAACGAGCGC
Proteins encoded in this region:
- a CDS encoding glycosyltransferase, whose product is MLKRFPRLSETFIVHELLELERQGLEIDVFALSDPADPVQHEALQRLRARVTYLPRDDWTQAAYICSGSYARGRGAGAPTAEERARTWTRQTLVGRHAADWEQATLMLKAGALAALARARGVDHLHAHFASDAATVARLASRMTGLPYSFTAHAKDIYHDTVDAVLLQQKLRDAAFVVTVCEHNRRHLARLAGRAAKRVKLIYNGVDLRLFRPELEPGQSCSLDTQRSLDRQAWLDRHGGGGKNGGLILGVGRLVEKKGFHFLLEACRMLHERGVGFRCAIVGQGELREELSRRIDDVGLRGRVRLVGACSQDELRGYYRQAALLVMPCVIAEDGNRDALPTVMLEAMASGLPVVATRVTGNPEIVEHGHTGFIVGPERADELAAATASLLAEPGLRMQLGNAGRRRAETRFDLRENVGRLRRLFLPQGSSLGVA
- a CDS encoding ABC transporter ATP-binding protein/permease, translating into MKPKRNWLRAIVLSHLGRLKGSLFLAGLCMLGFTLAELAWPWPLKLIFDHILLDEPLSWPLLAELIRENKVSALILLSLSIIVLALLRGLFAYFQLFLTSRIGYQLVHRLRCELFAHLQRLSLSFHNRERSGDLLTKVVTDSDALRDVFAESALTSLAHLLTIFGMFAIMFSLDWFLSLIVLATFPVLFFGLFYLYRKVKSSAKSQRSKEGKVAARIAEILTNLPLIQAFGRERFEEERFESESARTLTQSIRTARLGAAVTRAVEIISAFGTWAVVLFGSLQVINGRMTPGAILVFAAYVADMYRPIRRLARTSARFSKAMASAERISNILDVEPEVKDTPGAIEACAIHGEIEFDRVSFDYSDAKPVLRDVSFRVAAGQRVALVGASGAGKSTIISLLLRLYDPRQGSIRLDGVELARYRRESLRREIAIVPQDPLLFAASARENIAYGKPHATAEEVEAAATAANAHGFICALPEGYDTQLGERGAVLSGGQRQRIAIARAIVRRAPIIILDEPLTGLDPASAAAVMQALERLIEHKTVLMITHQLSSLEEGEYIIVLDEGRIVQQGTHSELMDAGGKYRRLFAAHSAGSRQPAGPAQS
- a CDS encoding glycosyltransferase family 4 protein; amino-acid sequence: MMVQALSDAGHSVQLAAPTLGDEEPALRSSLRASIVHLPPSEDTEDAVDAMRTWQQMLEMDDAAARQVRRILYNRDLLRTLRDRLGAAPPDFIYERASPYSTTGVMLARELGRPLLLELNAPLAVEQSIYRKTGLEELAARAEAWTVRQASAVLAVSTAVRQHATSLGVDPARVHVVPNAVDPAHFRPGPPDPTLRARWDLGDGPVLGFVGSLRAWHGVRVLAELLARLRPRFSGLRLLVVGDGPLRHELEQAARELGVVDSVVFTGALPHEQVGALIRCFDVGLAPYPALEHSFYFSPLKLFEYMASGVPVVASAQGQVADIIVPNETGLLHAPGDTLSMASAVEQLLVDPERREALGRAGARRIHAHHTWTHNALRIIELAETLMTPERSI